The stretch of DNA AATTGGTGTATTATCATCTGAAACAGTTCTTACAAAGTAAACACCATCTTGAGTATTATTAGTATTTGAATCTGATTTAGGAACATTAACCGTAATTGTTAGTGTGGCTACTTTACCATTTGATGCCGTTGCTTTTAATTTAATATCAAAAGCTTTAGCTGGAGCTTCAAAATAGCCTTTGTCGTCAACAGTGACATTACTTGCTTTTAGTGATGCTTTAATATCTGATTCAAGAGAAGCTTCATCCCAAGCAACAGTGGCACCCTCAACATCAATCTTAGGTGCATACTCTGACTTAATCAAAGCAACTAATGAATCAATGCTTCCTTTTGAACCCATATCAATTGTATCTGAAGTAATTGGTGTATTATCATCTGAAACAGTTCTTACAAAGTAAACACCATCTTGAGTATTAGTATTTGAACCTCCCGGAGCAGTATTACCACTTGGAGTGTTAGTACCAGTTGAATTGTTTGAGCCATTTGAACCGTTTGATGAGTTCGAACTATTTGAACCCTTTGAACCATTGCTGGTTGGTGTTGAAACTGCTCCGCTCGTAGTATTAGCAGCAAGTACATACTTGCCATTACCAATACTGTAGTACTTCTTACCTTTAATGGTCTTAGTACCATATACCTTAATCTTCTTGTTCTTATTAAAGGTCTTCTCGCCTACACGCTTACCCTTACTATTGAAAATATATGATGTCTTCTTAAGAGTAACCGTCTTAGCTAATTTCACGTTCTTGGCAGCTATGTACTTACCATGACCTAATGAGTAATATTTCTTACCCTTAATAGTCTTAGTACCGTAAACTTTAATGGTCTTACCCTTCTTAAAGTGGCCGGCTACCTTCTTGCCCTTCTTGTTGTAAACTGCTGATGATCTCTTAACTTCAGCAGCCTTAGCCTTCTTAACGGCTTTCTTAGCAGCCACTACTACAGTATTAGCACTCGGGTTAACATTTGAGACAAATGCTAAGCCGCCCAAAGCACTACCCGCAGCGATTGTAGTTACCAGTAAGTTACGAGCAGCTTTATGAAGCTTACCGTTTTTTAATGCTTTAGACACATCTTTTTGTAACTTTTTCTTAGAATTAAAATCCAATTTAGAGTCCTCCTAATTAATCTTATATTTCACTTCAATAATAACTATTAGTAAAAAATAGTCAAGCGTTATCATATGATAAAATCATAGTTCTTGTTACTTAATATGTTATTTATTTTAAGTGGTAAAATTCTATCATTAATTTTATTTTTAACAAAATTTTGTTATAATTTTTGTTATTTTTATTACTTTGAAAATTATTTAATTATTTTGATACTTTTGATTGTTTTTTTACCGCTTACATGAT from Lactobacillus sp. ESL0785 encodes:
- a CDS encoding SLAP domain-containing protein, with protein sequence MDFNSKKKLQKDVSKALKNGKLHKAARNLLVTTIAAGSALGGLAFVSNVNPSANTVVVAAKKAVKKAKAAEVKRSSAVYNKKGKKVAGHFKKGKTIKVYGTKTIKGKKYYSLGHGKYIAAKNVKLAKTVTLKKTSYIFNSKGKRVGEKTFNKNKKIKVYGTKTIKGKKYYSIGNGKYVLAANTTSGAVSTPTSNGSKGSNSSNSSNGSNGSNNSTGTNTPSGNTAPGGSNTNTQDGVYFVRTVSDDNTPITSDTIDMGSKGSIDSLVALIKSEYAPKIDVEGATVAWDEASLESDIKASLKASNVTVDDKGYFEAPAKAFDIKLKATASNGKVATLTITVNVPKSDSNTNNTQDGVYFVRTVSDDNTPITSDSIDMGSKGSIDSLVALIKSEYAPKIDVEGATVAWDEASLESDIKASLKASNVTVDDKGYFEAPAKAFDIKLKATASNGKVATLTITVNVPKSDSNDSEGSSSESQTAGDITVKFVTTDGTTDTPVLDMDNVTIPGAGHKVGDAVGEKFLDAFIQAEGRSVYKLATGTDLHGKTQGLTGDSKFTKAGQTVTVYLTKQDAKKITVKFVNPDGSPVAGLNSVNLMPTANQKAGDIVDLKTDAAIISALGSNYRLAEDNEITDTTNSYKKQPKVEFKGKEQTITVYVVKAQ